From a region of the Candida albicans SC5314 chromosome 1, complete sequence genome:
- the ALG9 gene encoding dolichyl-P-Man:Man(6)GlcNAc(2)-PP-dolichol alpha-1,2-mannosyltransferase (Putative mannosyltransferase; similar to S. cerevisiae Alg9p; has HKEXRF motif): MSLTPVQYGLLFLNLLYRLYSGLYMIIADCDETFNYWEPLNLLLRNFGKQTWEYSPEYKIRSYAYLIPYFILGKVCQLFDFQPATVFFIIRTLGIVGFTCYCEWKLFCSLRRYSASIANWFLLLNTIAPGMSHAGVALLPSSLAMQTTMLANSFILEAIKSKNHQEKQTSILRATFWYFIGGILGWPFALALGLPVGFYTIYQSVVIGNLPLTALFRVLSVLLTVVVPIMIIDSFFYQKVSFIPINIVLYNVFGGEGEGPEIFGVEPFSYYIMNLLLNFNAIFPLAVIGVFWNPILTHVKAFSSFVSLQLVIWFGIFFAQPHKEERFLYPVYSLITLSAAILLSKLTIGLKNFASKPIYRVFQLGFILSIVVVSSLRILNLVENYGAPLQTFNTVAQLEDLGQSLQSPINVCMGKEWYHFPASFFLPDSYRLRFVDSGFDGLLPGDFFESTNVIDSTTFIPKNMNNKNQFEKDKVIDLEHCHYYVDNSQLNSYPQLVYPNLSTTGKWEVITCNKMLDPNEKHSTIGKLLYVPTWLRGIIPYDVGYMEFCLLKKQDIEDTV, translated from the coding sequence ATGAGTCTCACGCCTGTTCAATATGGGTTgttatttttgaatttgctTTACCGATTATACTCTGGGTTATATATGATAATTGCTGATTGCGATGAAACGTTCAATTATTGGGAGCCGTTGAATTTGCTACTTCGAAATTTTGGGAAGCAAACATGGGAATACTCCCCCGAGTACAAAATCCGTTCATATGCTTATCTCATTCCGTACTTTATTCTTGGAAAGGTGTGTCaactttttgattttcaacCAGCAACAgtcttcttcattattcGTACTTTGGGGATAGTTGGATTCACGTGTTACTGTGAGTGGAAATTGTTCTGTTCGCTCCGACGTTATTCAGCATCTATTGCCAATTGGTTCCTATTGTTGAACACTATTGCACCCGGTATGAGTCACGCAGGAGTGGCATTATTGCCTTCGTCATTGGCTATGCAAACCACGATGTTGGCCAACTCCTTTATTCTTGAAGCgatcaaatcaaagaaCCACCAGGAAAAACAAACCAGCATATTAAGGGCAACATTTTGGTACTTTATTGGTGGAATATTAGGATGGCCATTTGCGTTGGCTTTGGGATTACCAGTTGGATTTTACACCATTTATCAATCAGTTGTTATCGGCAATCTTCCATTGACAGCTTTGTTTCGAGTTTTATCTGTTTTATTGACTGTTGTTGTACCtataatgataattgaCTCGTTTTTCTACCAGAAAGTACTGTTTATTCCGATTAACATTGTATTGTACAACGTATTTGGAGGCGAAGGGGAAGGACCTGAGATATTTGGTGTAGAACCCTTCAGTTACTATATTATGAACCTTCTTCTTAATTTCAATGCTATTTTCCCATTGGCTGTTATAGGGGTATTTTGGAATCCAATACTAACCCATGTTAAAGCGTTTTCAAGTTTCGTTTCCTTACAGTTGGTCATTTGGTTTGGAATTTTCTTTGCCCAGCCACACAAGGAAGAACGATTTTTGTATCCTGTTTATTCCTTGATCACATTACTGGCAGCAATACTATTGAGCAAATTAACTATTgggttgaaaaattttgccCTGAAGCCAATCTACCGCGTATTTCAGCTAGGATTTATTTTATCTATTGTCGTTGTGTCCAGTTTAAggattttgaatttggtcGAGAATTATGGTGCACCATTGCAAACATTCAACACAGTTGCCCAACTAGAGGACTTGGGCCAATCATTGCAGTCTCCAATAAATGTGTGCATGGGGAAAGAATGGTACCATTTCCCTGcatctttctttttaccGGATTCCTATCGATTACGATTTGTTGACAGTGGCTTTGATGGCTTATTACCTGGAGATTTTTTTGAGCTGACGAATGTCATTGATTCCACTACATTTATTCCCAAAAACATGAACAATAAGaaccaatttgaaaagGATAAGGTAATTGACCTTGAACATTGCCATTATTATGTTGATAATTCACAACTCAACAGTTACCCACAATTAGTCTATCCAAACTTGTCTACAACTGGTAAATGGGAGGTAATCACATGTAATAAAATGTTAGATCCAAATGAGAAGCATAGCACAATTGGAAAGTTATTGTATGTTCCTACGTGGCTAAGAGGGATAATTCCGTATGATGTTGGGTATATGGAGTTTTgtcttttgaaaaaacaagaCATAGAAGATACAGTGTAA
- a CDS encoding uncharacterized protein (Ortholog(s) have DNA replication origin binding, single-stranded DNA binding activity), which yields MNDPRDEQIDSDDVLTEDSSDELKDLVQEFELKYAELKKNKALKKRRSQSPSEDMSNKQKPHQPEVPRTPEKAKVHLDKVVEEPKQRIFTKKEPRDSKIKESNFLNKLYETSNKHDKEDAHKIDFSKRRFEFQLDKYTFTPKDVVDDLEPISKLYLRRRYLAQSQIADIIAETDSNMKFLKIDKFLAKTHKSNNYAEPKYCNWCLVAFVVRKDPVQVAANNSKYIKLKVGNFMNSVDLMLFDKAFQKNGKIQPGDLLFILNPLINKYEIQVGKGQFQSGFNLKVENTNVSSILEIGSLRDFGFCKFTRKLDNSRCKRAINTRTQEFCDIHLDMKFKSSTRMELNGSVSIRSPQKNKKKMYMNKNGSGFIKQYNEESTVIGTSYGSPLDPKRYQDPKVLQNQIKRRKLIDDKAKEMLEQKLSKLGSASLLNNLQLSKKEATDKLASDRSKSKGFTNTMISHIGFDPTGTSLNQNSTSLGSKSMEKSRARELHDLSVETSGHKSLSSSKQDRQSKVAKWNTNIRTLQNYDRRVASHSLSTSRRLQNLVGKQTHATLVDKRKRVVVSDDEQPGMEEDEEDIEIQFDDEKSKMSYMKMTGAR from the coding sequence ATGAACGACCCCAGAGATGAACAAATTGACTCCGATGATGTATTAACAGAAGATTCATCTGATGAATTGAAGGACTTGGTGCAGGagtttgaattgaaatatgcagaattaaagaagaacaaaGCCTTGAAAAAACGTCGTTCACAGTCACCACTGGAAGACATGCTGAATAAACAGAAACCCCATCAACCGGAGGTCCCCAGAACCCCAGAAAAAGCTAAAGTCCATTTGGATAAGGTAGTAGAAGAACCAAAGCAAAGAATTTTTACCAAGAAGGAGCCTCGGGATTCCAAGATAAAAGAATCAAACTTCTTAAACAAACTCTACGAGACAAGTAATAAGCATGATAAAGAAGATGCCCATAAAATAGATTTCAGTAAAAGAAGGTTTGAGTTTCAATTGGATAAGTATACTTTTACGCCAAAAGAcgttgttgatgatttagaaCCGATATCCAAGCTTTACTTGCGCAGAAGATACCTTGCCCAACTGCAAATTGCCGACATTATTGCCGAAACTGATAGCAACATGAAATTCCTTAAAATTGACAAGTTTTTAGCGAAAACCCATAAATCAAACAACTATGCTGAACCCAAGTATTGTAATTGGTGTCTTGTTGCCTTTGTGGTGCGCAAGGACCCAGTGCAGGTTGCTGCCAACAACTCTAAATACATCAAGTTGAAGGTTGGAAATTTTATGAATTCTGTAGACTTGATGCTTTTTGATAAGGCTTTTCAGAAAAACGGGAAAATCCAACCGggtgatttattattcattttgaaTCCATTGATCAACAAGTATGAAATACAAGTTGGCAAGGGCCAGTTTCAGTCTGGGTTCAATTTGAAAGTAGAAAACACCAATGTGTCAAGTATTTTAGAGATAGGATCGTTAAGAGATTTTGGGTTTTGCAAGTTTACTAGAAAGCTAGATAATAGCAGATGCAAAAGGGCCATCAACACAAGGACGCAAGAATTCTGCGATATACATTTGGATATGAAGTTTAAGTCTAGTACAAGAATGGAATTAAATGGAAGTGTTTCGATTAGATCCCCgcaaaaaaacaagaaaaagatgtACATGAATAAAAATGGGTCTGGCTTTATTAAGCAATATAACGAGGAGAGTACTGTTATAGGAACAAGCTACGGTTCTCCTCTTGATCCAAAAAGGTACCAAGACCCGAAAGTACTCCAGAACCAAATCAAGCGGCGCAAACTAATAGACGACAAGGCAAAGGAGATGCTTGAACAAAAGCTATCGAAACTAGGTTCGGCTTCattattgaacaatttaCAATTATCTAAGAAAGAAGCAACAGATAAACTTGCGAGTGATCGTCTGAAGAGCAAAGGATTCACCAACACAATGATTTCACATATTGGGTTTGATCCAACAGGTACATCTTTGAACCAAAATAGTACCCTGCTTGGCAGCAAGCTGATGGAAAAATCTCGAGCACGGGAATTGCATGATTTGAGTGTTGAAACATCTGGTCATAAGTCGTTGTCTTCGTCTAAACAAGATCGCCAGTCGAAAGTTGCAAAATGGAACACGAATATCAGAACTTTACAAAATTACGATCGACGAGTTGCCAGCCACTCCTTGAGTACCTCTCGTCGGTTACAGAATCTTGTAGGAAAGCAAACACACGCTACACTAGTAGATAAAAGGAAAAGAGTGGTTGTCTCAGATGATGAACAACCGGGGAtggaagaagatgaagaagacaTTGAAATCCAGTTTGACGACGAAAAGTCTAAGATGTCCTACATGAAAATGACTGGAGCCAGGTAA
- the SEC34 gene encoding Golgi transport complex subunit (Ortholog(s) have protein transporter activity and role in CVT pathway, ER to Golgi vesicle-mediated transport, macroautophagy, pexophagy, retrograde transport, vesicle recycling within Golgi), with protein MTRGRSKSIVQKIANDVPKLNNSENALDYLLKENGGENNLTHTSTTYKMSRSKSLSQEGRNNNMELEKVHYADSITYPFTKSEFQKAESDNINSYDYDTILKPRDISHITDLQLDNILNFKNMVQRNKVEIEVFVSETNDVLSSVETLLSKYNRISNETLDFDKRANELLELQKHNQTKYDEINSYLQHFEQLDFITKNLSRSGSHLLSSKREFFINVVLRKLDTALDFIAQHPSFKESEVYGSRFRQCMTRALTLIKNYLNNELKSVADSINKKLHQNMSDSHSVSLTIDLLIYNEYNSYLKYNQSNFNELICEMQKRAQNHSEYNGLIEEVLNKYFEDRLVLLREYIDKTSSVNSVFTGSNLDLVQTCQDQIYYFEKLIEREYSLFNKFFVPGQSAEYIERAFYEFLKKVLEPLYDAERLLVLKESNIGSLCQLTTLLQKYYEFDDGNYRSDVYLEDANSSVAANGKSIKYGVLFQPLLDETQERLIFRVQNYVDNKLMHFKPSASDLKIGNTLKRSSGAEDKINPLDVDYAENLFPDLYLPLGKSLTLLSNIYELINSMVFDDLAHYIVHACIELLKGGFLPLAIGHMGPIDGQLVYLNNLVILRNQINNFDIQYTRTDYTIDFTSGLSDIWQLIKDRKFGFNNGGILDLASRAAPKIINNMIDANYEIEFELRNAVTQFIDECSRTICYPLLVHDSESGNLVAVTSAFKDNLISNIPVYYGRIKSVIKDPVVTQFLMSNLSSLLVATYEDYYNKIDEKSETMDVLSKDQLNDIMDVDTTYAFITDMITQLGDDSESKSKANTPEFNEEILSSLQLDEPISTSKPASPKTELADPQ; from the coding sequence ATGACTAGAGGTAGAAGCAAATCAATTGTACAAAAGATAGCTAATGATGTACCGAAACTTAACAATTCAGAAAATGCTTTAGACTATTTGCTAAAGGAAAACGGTGGTGAAAATAATCTTACCCATACCTCTACCACTTACAAAATGTCACGATCAAAGTCTCTATCGCAAGAGGGTAGGAACAACAATATGGAGTTAGAGAAAGTCCATTATGCGGATTCAATTACATATCCTTTTACCAAAAGTGAATTTCAAAAGGCTGAGTCTGACAACATTAACTCATACGACTACGATACTATTTTGAAGCCCAGAGATATTTCACATATCACGGATTTGCAGTTGGAtaatatattgaattttaaaAACATGGTCCAAAGGAACAAGGTTGAAATTGAGGTTTTTGTTAGTGAAACAAATGACGTTTTGTCTAGTGTTGAAACACTTTTATCCAAGTACAATAGAATCTCGAATGAAACTCTTGATTTCGACAAAAGAGCCAACGAGCTATTGGAGTTACAGAAGCACAACCAGACGAAATATGACGAAATCAATAGCTATTTGCAACATTTTGAGCAATTGGATTTTATAACGAAAAATTTGTCTAGATCAGGATCTCATTTATTGAGCCTGAAAAGAGAGTTTTTCATCAATGTGGTTTTGCGCAAGCTTGACACTGCGTTGGATTTTATTGCGCAACACCCACTGTTCAAGGAATCTGAAGTATACGGTAGTAGGTTCCGACAATGCATGACTCGTGCCTTGACGTTGATTAAAAACTATCTAAACAATGAGTTGAAATCAGTTGCCGATTctataaataaaaagttGCATCAAAATATGCTGGATTCACATTCTGTGAGCTTGACCATTGACTTGTTGATATACAATGAATACAACAGCTATTTGAAGTACAATCAAAGCAATTTTAATGAGCTAATTTGTGAAATGCAAAAAAGAGCCCAAAATCATTCAGAATACAATGGCTTGATTGAAGAAGTTTTGAACAAATATTTCGAGGATAGATTGGTTTTATTGAGAGAGTACATTGACAAAACATCTAGTGTTAACTCAGTATTCACTGGCAGTAATTTAGATTTAGTTCAGACTTGTCAAGATCAgatatattattttgaaaagttgATCGAAAGAGAGTATTCGttgttcaacaaattttttgttcctGGACAATCAGCTGAGTATATTGAACGTGCATTTTATgagtttttgaaaaaagttttGGAGCCTTTATACGATGCTGAGAGACTACTCGTTTTAAAAGAGCTGAATATTGGTAGTTTGTGTCAATTGACGACATTGTTGCAAAAGTACTACGAGTTTGATGATGGCAACTATCGTAGCGATGTGTATTTAGAAGATGCAAACAGTTCTGTTGCAGCAAATGGAAAATCCATCAAATATGGAGTTTTGTTCCAACCACTACTAGACGAAACTCAAGAAAGGTTGATCTTTAGGGTACAGAATTACGTTGACAATAAATTGATGCATTTTAAACCAAGCGCACTGGATctaaaaattggaaatacCTTGAAGCGCTCTTCAGGTGCAGAGGACAAGATAAACCCTTTAGATGTTGACTATGCTGAAAATCTATTTCctgatttatatttaccTTTAGGCAAATCATTGACTTTGTTGTCTAATATCTACGAGCTAATTAACTCAATGgtttttgatgatttggCTCATTATATTGTGCATGCATGCATTGAGTTACTCAAGGGCGGATTCTTACCTCTCGCAATAGGCCACATGGGCCCTATTGATGGACAATTAGTTTATCTTAACAACTTGGTTATTTTGCGaaaccaaatcaacaattttgaCATTCAATATACCAGGACTGACTatacaattgatttcacGAGTGGCTTGAGTGATATCTGGCAGTTAATAAAAGATAGAAAATTTGGCTTTAACAATGGTGGTATTTTAGATTTGGCGTCCAGGGCAGCaccaaaaattattaataatatgaTAGATGCCAACTATGAAATAGAATTTGAGCTTAGAAATGCAGTAACTCAGTTTATCGATGAGTGCTCAAGAACAATATGTTATCCATTGTTGGTTCACGATTCTGAATCTGGTAACCTAGTCGCGGTTACGTCTGCATTTAAAGACAActtgatttcaaatatacCTGTCTATTACGGTCGTATTAAGCTGGTGATTAAGGATCCCGTTGTAACCCAATTTTTAATGAGCAATCTATCAAGTTTATTGGTTGCAACCTACGAAGACTACTACAACAAAATAGATGAAAAGCTGGAAACTATGGATGTTTTGCTGAAAGATCAGCTAAACGATATCATGGATGTCGATACAACCTATGCATTCATAACCGATATGATAACACAGCTTGGCGATGATAGTGAGTCGAAAAGCAAAGCTAACACTCCAGAATTCAACGAGGAGATCTTAAGTAGTCTACAACTCGATGAACCCATCTCTACCAGTAAACCAGCATCCCCAAAGACAGAATTAGCGGATCCACAGTAA
- a CDS encoding TFIIH complex subunit (Ortholog(s) have role in nucleotide-excision repair, phosphorylation of RNA polymerase II C-terminal domain, transcription from RNA polymerase II promoter and core TFIIH complex, cytosol, holo TFIIH complex localization) codes for MLVASKGVLVQCDPSIKALIIQIDSSSSGIILEELDETHLLIQHDKVNFVKSELNRLLSKNIYNPFEEE; via the coding sequence ATGTTAGTAGCAAGTAAAGGAGTGCTAGTTCAATGTGATCCATCCATCAAAGCTTTGATTATTCAGATTGATAGCTCAAGCTCAGGAATCATTCTAGAGGAATTAGACGAAACACATTTACTAATTCAGCATGATAAAGTGAACTTTGTTAAATCCGAACTAAATCGATTGCTATccaaaaatatttacaatCCGTTTGAAGAGGAATAA